From the Candidatus Delongbacteria bacterium genome, one window contains:
- a CDS encoding glycosyltransferase: MLITWMLWLSSALLLLWQAARWWRGLRRLQAGPGPGGPSAGGAISPPEGVDWVLVAARDEAERLPALARALERQTAPLRLVLVDDGSRDGTAELAERLFAHWPGARILRQPATGKLAALQGGLAQILAQASPADRVCFTDADCRPAAGWLAAHRAAHVRGAGLVCGHVRILPEGAAGLSRARRFENTVSSLQCALGCALGNPGYARGGNWSTRAELLRQAGALDGLEHLGSGDDVHLVRRLLRCGARAQFLLDPQAEVETTESVRPLDLRRQARRRYGKLRDLALGERARQLGLFGALAVQLALLALWLPDPRPRLALPLGLLGLLTLAARALLVRGLQLLGEPELAARPLASALGLALHALCHTGLGLLRGYEWKPAPAAFPPDGERERKA; the protein is encoded by the coding sequence ATGCTGATCACCTGGATGCTCTGGCTGTCGTCGGCCCTGTTGCTGCTCTGGCAGGCGGCCCGCTGGTGGCGCGGGCTGCGCCGCCTTCAGGCCGGCCCGGGCCCGGGGGGTCCGTCGGCGGGCGGGGCGATCTCTCCACCTGAGGGCGTCGACTGGGTGCTGGTGGCGGCGCGGGACGAGGCCGAGCGGCTGCCGGCGCTGGCCCGGGCGCTGGAGCGGCAGACGGCGCCCCTCCGGCTGGTGCTGGTGGACGACGGCTCCCGGGACGGCACGGCCGAGCTGGCCGAGCGCTTGTTCGCCCACTGGCCCGGCGCGCGGATCCTCCGCCAACCGGCGACCGGCAAGCTGGCCGCGCTGCAGGGCGGGCTCGCGCAGATCTTGGCCCAGGCCAGCCCCGCGGATCGCGTCTGCTTCACCGACGCCGACTGCCGGCCCGCCGCGGGCTGGCTGGCCGCCCACCGGGCCGCCCACGTGCGCGGCGCCGGACTGGTCTGCGGGCACGTGCGCATCCTGCCGGAGGGCGCGGCCGGATTGAGCCGCGCGCGGCGCTTCGAGAACACCGTCAGCAGCCTGCAGTGCGCGCTGGGCTGCGCGCTGGGCAACCCGGGCTACGCGCGGGGCGGCAACTGGTCCACGCGCGCGGAACTCCTGCGGCAGGCCGGCGCCCTGGACGGCCTGGAACACCTGGGCAGCGGCGACGACGTCCATCTGGTGCGTCGGCTGCTGCGCTGCGGCGCGCGCGCGCAGTTCCTGCTGGACCCCCAGGCGGAGGTCGAGACGACGGAGAGCGTCCGGCCGCTCGACCTGCGGCGCCAGGCCCGCCGGCGCTACGGCAAGCTGCGCGACCTGGCCCTGGGCGAGCGCGCCCGCCAGCTGGGGCTGTTCGGCGCGCTGGCCGTGCAACTGGCGCTGCTGGCGCTCTGGCTGCCCGATCCGCGGCCCCGCCTGGCGCTGCCGCTGGGCCTGCTGGGTCTGCTGACGCTGGCCGCCCGCGCGCTGCTGGTCCGCGGCCTACAGCTGCTGGGCGAGCCTGAACTGGCCGCGCGGCCGCTGGCCTCCGCCCTGGGTCTGGCCCTGCACGCCCTGTGTCACACGGGCCTGGGCCTCCTGCGCGGCTACGAGTGGAAACCCGCCCCGGCGGCGTTCCCACCGGACGGGGAACGGGAAAGGAAGGCATGA
- the ppk1 gene encoding polyphosphate kinase 1, producing the protein MKKQQDDGRYIPKELSWLAFNQRVLQEARNPRVPLVERLRFLGIASSNMDEFFRVKVAALKRLTRLGTKAVKLVGHDPGAVLELVRQRVLELNQEYDEVFQGVLEELGRAGIRLVGHEDLDSAQADFVREHFRRQVRSELSPMLLGRRGRLVELDERKVYLAVRVLEGPRGRVRHGLIDLPAHLPRFLVLPGSGRTRQVILLDDIVRLMLPEVFALFQPERAEAWAFKITRDAELDVEDDLALSYSAKLAASLKKRAHGATVRFLYDGAMPRGLLDLLVIKLGISRRDALLPGGRIHKRSDFLGFPQMGGRRLHYPPSLVTHHRDLPADGSLLAAIRRRDVLLHVPYNPFSQFVDLLREAALDPKVTAIRMTLYRVARSSDVVRALVSARRNGKQVTAVVELQARFNEQDNLRWAEKLRDEGVDVVFGVPGLKVHSKLLLIERSEGKERRLYAGVGTGNFNEDTAAVFEDMLLLTADPRITREVAQLFAYFHKTYLQVQFSHLLVSPWTARERLEKLIKQESARASAGQPARIDIKMNNLADHRLIDRLYGAAAAGVAVRLNVRGMFALKPDGTQQDGCIQAMAIIDRYLEHSRVIRIDHPKKPVVYLGSGDMLPRNLDRRVEVFAPVYDPGICAYLGQVMDLYWEDRGSAREYDDQQSNVRRHPTGDGPRVQVEIARLNQVLHSRQETSS; encoded by the coding sequence ATGAAGAAGCAGCAAGACGACGGCCGGTACATTCCCAAGGAACTGAGCTGGCTGGCCTTCAACCAGCGGGTGTTGCAGGAAGCGCGCAATCCACGGGTTCCGCTGGTGGAGCGCCTGCGCTTCCTGGGCATCGCTTCGAGCAACATGGACGAGTTCTTCCGCGTGAAGGTGGCGGCTCTGAAACGCCTGACGCGCCTGGGCACGAAGGCCGTCAAGCTGGTGGGCCACGACCCGGGAGCGGTGCTGGAGCTGGTGCGCCAGCGCGTGCTCGAGCTGAACCAGGAGTACGACGAGGTCTTCCAGGGCGTGCTGGAGGAGCTGGGCCGGGCCGGCATCCGGCTGGTGGGCCACGAAGACCTCGATTCCGCCCAGGCCGACTTCGTGCGCGAGCATTTCCGGCGCCAGGTCCGCTCCGAGCTGAGCCCCATGCTGCTGGGACGGCGCGGACGGCTGGTGGAGCTGGACGAACGCAAGGTCTACCTGGCGGTGCGGGTGCTGGAAGGCCCGCGGGGCCGCGTGAGACACGGCCTCATCGACCTGCCGGCGCACCTGCCGCGCTTCCTGGTCCTGCCGGGCAGCGGGCGCACGCGCCAGGTGATCCTGCTGGACGACATCGTCCGCTTGATGCTGCCGGAGGTCTTCGCCCTGTTCCAGCCCGAGCGTGCCGAGGCCTGGGCCTTCAAGATCACGCGCGACGCGGAACTGGACGTGGAGGACGACCTGGCCCTGAGCTACAGCGCCAAGCTGGCGGCCAGCCTCAAGAAGCGCGCCCACGGCGCCACCGTCCGTTTCCTTTATGACGGCGCCATGCCCAGGGGCCTGCTCGACTTGCTGGTGATCAAGTTGGGCATCAGCCGGCGGGACGCGCTTCTGCCGGGTGGCCGTATCCACAAGCGCAGCGACTTTCTGGGCTTTCCCCAGATGGGCGGCCGCCGCCTGCACTATCCGCCGTCCCTGGTCACCCACCATCGGGATCTGCCCGCCGACGGCTCCCTGCTGGCCGCCATCCGCCGCCGCGACGTGCTCCTGCACGTGCCCTACAACCCTTTCAGCCAGTTCGTCGACCTGCTGCGCGAGGCGGCCCTGGATCCCAAGGTGACGGCCATCCGCATGACCCTCTACCGCGTCGCCCGCTCCTCCGACGTGGTCCGCGCGCTGGTCTCGGCGCGGCGCAACGGCAAGCAGGTGACGGCCGTGGTGGAGCTCCAGGCCCGATTCAATGAGCAGGACAACCTGCGCTGGGCCGAGAAACTGCGCGACGAGGGAGTGGACGTGGTCTTTGGCGTGCCCGGCCTCAAGGTGCACAGCAAGCTCCTGCTGATCGAACGCAGCGAGGGAAAGGAGCGGCGCTTGTATGCCGGCGTGGGAACTGGAAACTTCAACGAGGACACGGCGGCGGTCTTCGAGGACATGCTCCTGCTGACAGCCGACCCGCGCATCACGCGCGAGGTGGCGCAGCTCTTCGCCTATTTCCACAAGACCTACCTGCAAGTGCAGTTCAGCCACCTGCTCGTCAGTCCCTGGACAGCCCGGGAGCGCCTGGAGAAGCTCATCAAGCAGGAGAGTGCGCGGGCCTCTGCCGGGCAGCCGGCGCGCATCGACATCAAGATGAACAACCTGGCCGACCACCGCCTGATTGACCGGCTCTACGGCGCCGCCGCGGCGGGAGTGGCTGTGCGCCTCAACGTGCGGGGCATGTTCGCCCTGAAGCCCGATGGAACGCAGCAGGATGGCTGCATCCAGGCCATGGCGATCATCGATCGCTATCTGGAACACAGCCGCGTGATCCGCATCGACCATCCCAAGAAGCCCGTGGTCTATCTGGGCAGCGGCGACATGCTGCCGCGCAATCTGGATCGCCGGGTGGAGGTGTTCGCACCGGTCTACGATCCCGGCATCTGCGCCTACCTGGGCCAGGTGATGGACCTGTACTGGGAGGATCGGGGATCCGCGCGGGAGTACGACGACCAGCAGTCCAACGTGCGACGGCACCCGACCGGCGACGGACCGCGCGTACAGGTGGAGATCGCCCGACTCAATCAGGTGCTGCACAGCAGGCAGGAGACATCCTCATGA
- a CDS encoding radical SAM protein, producing the protein MNESLLFLRHTLTLRRCWNVLKSYGSYGLSVLLRRPVVWGLPPVFMVEPTNACNLKCPLCPTGAGTLKRPTRFLELAVYKKLVDELARDSFMVLLWNQGESFLHPDFLEMVRHASSQGLWTYGSTNGHYLEDPEALVRSGLGTLLVSVDGASAATYEAYRRSGNFELVVEGLTRLMETKHRLGSATPVVHLQFIVMKHNEHEIPEIDRLARACGVDRLTLKTVQIYDDGDIDVWLPDDPAVRRYQVVEGGEGRHFAMKHGYPDRCKRLWNQPVLNAGSEIAVCCFDKDSDFAMGRLSETDFRSIWTSRPYMAFRRAVFKKRSQFEMCRNCGEGVKLTIQQRDLSVDLRRPLADSLGRRGWTLPSPEEIERRLQAARASRPREAGDKESRREGRSGVAGMSLGQGPRPIEDLQERDPA; encoded by the coding sequence ATGAACGAGTCCCTTTTGTTCTTGCGGCACACGCTGACCCTGCGCCGCTGCTGGAACGTGCTCAAGAGCTACGGCAGCTACGGCCTCTCCGTGCTGCTGCGGCGGCCCGTGGTCTGGGGCCTGCCGCCGGTCTTCATGGTGGAGCCCACCAACGCCTGCAACCTCAAGTGCCCGCTTTGCCCCACGGGCGCGGGCACGCTCAAGCGGCCCACGCGCTTCCTGGAGCTGGCCGTCTACAAGAAGCTGGTGGACGAGCTGGCGCGGGATTCCTTCATGGTCCTGCTCTGGAACCAGGGGGAGAGCTTCCTGCACCCGGACTTCCTGGAGATGGTCCGGCACGCCTCGTCTCAGGGGCTCTGGACCTACGGCTCCACCAACGGCCACTACCTGGAGGATCCCGAGGCCCTGGTGCGGAGCGGGCTGGGAACGCTGCTGGTCTCCGTGGACGGCGCCAGCGCCGCCACCTACGAGGCCTACCGGCGCAGCGGCAACTTCGAGCTGGTGGTGGAAGGACTGACGCGCCTGATGGAGACCAAGCACCGGCTGGGCAGCGCCACGCCCGTGGTGCATCTGCAGTTCATCGTGATGAAGCACAACGAGCACGAGATCCCCGAGATCGACCGGCTGGCCCGGGCCTGCGGCGTGGACCGCCTGACGCTGAAGACCGTGCAGATTTACGACGACGGCGACATCGACGTCTGGCTGCCCGACGACCCGGCCGTGCGCCGCTACCAGGTGGTGGAGGGCGGCGAAGGCCGCCACTTCGCCATGAAGCACGGCTATCCCGACCGCTGCAAGCGGCTCTGGAATCAGCCCGTGCTCAACGCCGGCTCGGAGATCGCGGTCTGCTGTTTCGACAAGGACAGCGACTTCGCCATGGGACGCCTGTCGGAGACGGACTTCCGCTCCATCTGGACCAGCCGGCCCTACATGGCCTTCCGGCGGGCCGTGTTCAAGAAGCGCAGCCAGTTCGAGATGTGCCGCAACTGCGGCGAGGGCGTGAAGCTCACCATCCAGCAGCGCGACCTGAGCGTGGACCTGCGCCGCCCGCTGGCCGACAGCCTGGGCCGGCGCGGCTGGACGCTGCCCTCGCCAGAGGAGATCGAACGCCGCCTGCAGGCCGCCCGGGCCAGCCGCCCGCGCGAGGCGGGCGACAAGGAGAGCCGGCGCGAAGGTCGCAGCGGCGTGGCGGGCATGTCCCTGGGCCAGGGCCCGCGGCCCATCGAGGACCTCCAGGAACGGGATCCGGCATGA
- a CDS encoding glycosyltransferase codes for MTDLLLLPEGWQRLLVPVVGAGILALLWARRRWLADLEDCRIRTQDSGGLADGDPAGGIRRSLFIVARNEAPRLPGLLQDLEGLLDQDGGLEILLADDQSSDDTRRLLQDFCDTQPRARLLERADIRGKAAWLRRAVPLGQGDLLLFSDADCRLSRHWSLALEELLNREGLEAAGGPVLLLPVTSGDRAARWQRLHWILLSGVGAALSARNAGSQRPTTPSLWGGNLAVRRRAVEALGGYAACSTGNRNEDLELTRRLAQAGQPVALRLWPRALRVRTHPVDWAGSARQLARWAAGLGRLSPGPRLLALAVPLWLGALLLVLLLKPLLGLLLLLMAGQALGALLSGLAACLEEEGAGPGESAEYLLLLPALGLLAAWAFASGGARRGSRA; via the coding sequence ATGACTGACCTGCTGCTGCTGCCCGAAGGTTGGCAACGTCTGCTGGTTCCCGTGGTGGGTGCGGGAATCCTGGCCCTGCTCTGGGCGCGGCGCCGCTGGCTGGCCGATCTGGAGGACTGCCGGATCCGGACGCAGGACTCCGGCGGCCTGGCTGACGGGGACCCGGCGGGCGGCATCCGGCGCAGCCTGTTCATCGTGGCCCGCAACGAGGCGCCGCGGCTGCCCGGCCTGCTGCAGGACCTGGAGGGGCTGCTGGACCAGGACGGCGGCTTGGAGATCCTGCTGGCGGACGACCAGTCCAGCGATGACACGCGCCGCCTGCTGCAGGACTTCTGTGACACACAGCCCCGCGCCCGGCTTCTCGAGCGCGCCGACATCCGCGGCAAGGCCGCCTGGCTGCGCCGCGCGGTGCCGCTGGGCCAGGGGGACCTGCTGCTGTTCAGTGACGCCGACTGCCGCCTGTCCCGGCACTGGAGCCTGGCGCTGGAGGAGCTGTTGAACCGGGAAGGTCTGGAGGCGGCGGGCGGACCCGTCCTGCTGCTGCCCGTGACCTCCGGCGACCGGGCGGCCCGCTGGCAGCGCCTGCACTGGATCCTGCTTTCGGGAGTGGGGGCCGCGCTCTCCGCGCGCAACGCCGGCAGCCAGCGGCCCACGACGCCCTCGCTCTGGGGCGGCAACCTGGCCGTGAGGCGGCGGGCCGTGGAGGCCCTGGGCGGCTACGCGGCCTGCTCCACGGGCAACCGCAACGAGGATCTGGAACTGACCCGCCGACTGGCGCAGGCCGGCCAGCCCGTCGCCCTGCGCCTCTGGCCCCGGGCCTTGCGCGTGCGCACGCACCCCGTGGACTGGGCGGGCAGCGCGCGCCAGCTGGCCCGCTGGGCCGCCGGACTGGGTCGCCTCTCCCCCGGCCCCCGTCTGCTGGCCCTGGCCGTCCCGCTCTGGCTGGGCGCCCTGCTGCTGGTCCTGCTGCTGAAACCGCTGTTGGGCCTCTTGCTCCTGCTGATGGCGGGCCAGGCCCTGGGGGCCCTGCTCAGCGGGCTGGCAGCCTGCCTGGAGGAAGAGGGGGCGGGACCGGGGGAGAGCGCCGAGTACCTGCTGCTGCTGCCCGCCTTGGGGCTGCTGGCCGCTTGGGCATTCGCAAGCGGCGGCGCCCGGCGGGGATCCCGCGCATGA
- a CDS encoding ABC transporter ATP-binding protein, whose translation MARQLAVRFPDGTCALEGLDLELQAGEFVSLVGPSGCGKSTLLRVAAGLQAASSGSLEVPDAGLAFVFQFPTLLPWCTIAENVALPRRLGHGGPRPAEDLLRLVGLAGFADHYPRQLSGGMQMRASLARALATQPRLLLQDEPFAALDEITRQRLNEDLLVLWERERWTSLFVTHNVLEAVFLSQRVHVLSARPGRVAATFEIPFPYPRAAGLRAQPEFARLGGAISQALREASA comes from the coding sequence GTGGCGCGGCAGTTGGCCGTGCGCTTCCCCGACGGCACCTGCGCGCTGGAGGGCCTGGACCTGGAGCTGCAGGCCGGTGAGTTCGTCTCGCTGGTCGGCCCCTCGGGCTGCGGCAAGTCGACGCTCCTGCGCGTGGCCGCCGGGCTGCAGGCCGCCAGCTCCGGAAGCCTTGAAGTGCCGGACGCGGGGCTGGCCTTCGTGTTCCAGTTTCCCACGCTGCTGCCCTGGTGCACCATCGCCGAGAACGTGGCCCTGCCCCGGCGGCTGGGGCACGGCGGGCCACGACCCGCGGAGGACCTGTTGCGTCTGGTGGGCCTGGCGGGCTTCGCCGACCACTACCCGCGCCAGCTCTCCGGCGGCATGCAGATGCGGGCCTCGCTGGCCCGCGCCCTGGCCACGCAGCCCCGCCTGCTTCTGCAGGACGAACCCTTCGCCGCCCTCGATGAGATCACGCGCCAGCGCCTGAACGAGGACCTGCTGGTCCTCTGGGAGCGCGAACGTTGGACCAGCCTGTTCGTCACCCACAACGTGCTCGAGGCGGTCTTCCTCAGCCAGCGCGTCCACGTCCTGAGCGCCCGCCCGGGCCGCGTGGCCGCCACCTTCGAGATCCCCTTCCCCTATCCGCGCGCGGCCGGACTGCGGGCCCAGCCGGAGTTCGCGCGGCTGGGCGGCGCCATCAGCCAGGCGCTGCGCGAGGCCTCCGCGTGA
- a CDS encoding lysylphosphatidylglycerol synthase domain-containing protein yields the protein MSSRRTLLLLLKALAAVALCGWLLGRLDLERLRETLLHVSRPHLWAALALLPANLGFQALKWGLLVRTQRPDAGAGLIFRSFLGGLALGTVTPGRVGEHARAACFAGNTTELTALSLLDKFSSAAVTSLFGALGLLALPRWDLSLFGRAAPLVLAVLGAYAAAVLLWTLTGLALLLAPARVTGLLARWRWLAKNLRFQRVHAAMAAVSRPRRAAVLAAALAFYATFILQFSLLARGLGLASPLVPAAAAGTMFLKSLFPVSLGDLGVRELFAANLFESLGGAPERAVGAAFLLFLINMGLPSLLGGWFAPAPRVRPPRGSA from the coding sequence ATGAGCTCGCGGCGCACGCTCCTGCTGTTGCTGAAGGCGCTGGCCGCGGTCGCGCTGTGCGGCTGGCTACTGGGGCGCCTGGACCTGGAACGCCTGCGCGAGACCCTGCTGCACGTGTCACGGCCCCACCTCTGGGCCGCCCTGGCCCTGCTGCCCGCCAACCTGGGTTTTCAGGCGCTCAAGTGGGGCCTGCTGGTGCGCACCCAGCGGCCGGACGCGGGCGCGGGCCTGATCTTCCGCTCCTTCCTGGGTGGACTGGCGCTGGGCACGGTCACGCCGGGCCGGGTGGGCGAGCACGCCCGGGCCGCCTGTTTCGCCGGCAACACCACCGAGCTGACCGCCCTCTCGCTGCTGGACAAGTTCAGCTCCGCCGCCGTGACCAGCCTGTTCGGCGCCCTGGGCCTGCTGGCGCTGCCGCGCTGGGACCTCAGCCTGTTCGGGCGGGCCGCGCCCCTGGTGCTGGCCGTGCTGGGCGCCTACGCCGCGGCCGTGCTGCTCTGGACCCTGACCGGACTGGCCCTGCTGCTGGCCCCGGCGCGGGTCACCGGCCTGCTGGCCCGCTGGCGCTGGCTGGCGAAGAACCTGCGCTTCCAGCGCGTGCACGCCGCCATGGCCGCCGTGAGCCGGCCCCGCCGCGCCGCCGTGCTGGCCGCGGCCCTGGCCTTTTACGCCACCTTCATCCTGCAGTTCAGCCTGCTGGCGCGCGGCTTGGGACTTGCCTCGCCGCTGGTTCCGGCAGCGGCCGCCGGCACCATGTTCCTGAAGAGCCTGTTTCCCGTCAGCCTGGGCGATCTGGGCGTGCGCGAGCTCTTCGCCGCCAACCTCTTCGAGAGCCTGGGCGGAGCGCCGGAGCGCGCGGTGGGCGCGGCCTTCCTGCTCTTCCTGATCAACATGGGCCTGCCCTCGCTGCTCGGCGGCTGGTTCGCCCCCGCGCCCCGGGTCCGCCCTCCGCGGGGGTCCGCGTGA
- a CDS encoding polysaccharide deacetylase family protein, with product MDWLHRTPPWRPPWHGGLWRLPAGLDRLGGCGRVLLSFDDGPAPSTARIAEVLQAQEARALFFLLGERLPGDPQPATPQQAEAGRITRELLRAGHLPAVHGLVHRRQAWRPATAVTRDFSRAAERIQAACGFAPRQMRPPYGSWGPWLRHVPRRLDLQLVFWSFNPYDYRPRDPRELARLAGEGVRGGDILLLHCTGAGQEMTRAALPELLARLRDRGLATLDPLCLLETGHD from the coding sequence ATGGATTGGCTGCACCGGACGCCCCCCTGGCGACCGCCCTGGCACGGCGGCCTGTGGCGCCTGCCCGCCGGGCTGGACCGGCTAGGCGGCTGCGGGCGCGTGCTGCTCAGTTTCGACGACGGACCCGCTCCGTCCACGGCGCGCATCGCCGAGGTCCTGCAGGCCCAGGAGGCGCGGGCCCTGTTCTTCCTGCTGGGCGAGCGGCTGCCCGGGGATCCACAGCCCGCCACTCCGCAACAGGCCGAGGCCGGGCGGATCACGCGCGAGCTGCTGCGGGCCGGCCATCTGCCCGCCGTCCACGGGCTGGTCCACCGGCGCCAGGCCTGGCGTCCGGCCACGGCCGTGACCCGGGACTTCTCCCGGGCCGCCGAACGCATCCAGGCCGCCTGCGGATTCGCCCCGCGGCAGATGCGGCCGCCCTACGGCTCCTGGGGACCCTGGCTGCGCCACGTGCCCCGGCGCCTGGACCTGCAGCTGGTCTTTTGGAGCTTCAATCCTTACGACTACCGGCCCCGGGATCCGCGCGAGCTGGCCCGGCTGGCCGGCGAGGGCGTGCGGGGCGGCGACATCCTGCTGCTGCACTGCACGGGCGCGGGCCAGGAGATGACCCGCGCGGCGCTGCCCGAGCTGCTGGCCCGGCTGCGGGACCGCGGCCTGGCGACCCTGGATCCCCTCTGTCTGCTGGAGACCGGCCATGACTGA
- a CDS encoding exopolyphosphatase, with protein MTNQEAQEPGWRVAAIDVGSNALRLLFMQVLLQKRATVFRKVSLIRMPLRLGLEAFSTHRLQPATVDRLVLALSGFRQLIQAWEPVSWRGCATASLRSIENGPEVLRRIEQEAGVELEIISGQREAELLLRNQPLDWHPETEAYLYVDVGGGSTELTLLRGGKVVASQSWPLGTVRLLLGEVDPRAWVQMSNWLAGCCKGLTPVCVGSGGNINKLASLLRRAETEPIKAEQVRGMLEKVEPMSVEQRVLKLGLRPDRADVFPHALRIYLQCMEAAGARIILAPRMGLADALVREAWQEWRDAEAGQAKRKTIRA; from the coding sequence ATGACCAACCAGGAAGCGCAGGAGCCCGGCTGGCGCGTGGCCGCCATCGACGTGGGCTCGAACGCCCTGCGCCTGCTCTTCATGCAGGTGCTGCTGCAGAAGCGCGCGACGGTCTTCCGTAAAGTCTCGCTGATTCGCATGCCGCTGCGCCTGGGGCTGGAGGCCTTCTCCACGCACCGCCTGCAGCCGGCCACCGTGGATCGATTGGTGTTGGCCCTGAGCGGATTCCGCCAGCTCATCCAGGCCTGGGAGCCGGTCAGCTGGCGGGGCTGCGCCACGGCCTCCCTGCGCAGCATCGAGAACGGACCGGAGGTCCTGCGGCGCATCGAGCAGGAGGCCGGCGTCGAGCTGGAGATCATCAGCGGCCAGCGGGAGGCCGAGCTGCTCCTGCGCAACCAGCCGCTGGATTGGCACCCGGAGACGGAAGCCTACCTCTACGTGGACGTGGGCGGCGGCTCCACGGAACTGACCTTGCTGCGCGGCGGAAAGGTGGTCGCCAGCCAGTCCTGGCCCCTGGGCACCGTGCGCCTCCTGCTGGGCGAAGTGGATCCCCGGGCCTGGGTGCAGATGTCCAACTGGCTGGCCGGCTGCTGCAAGGGCCTGACCCCGGTCTGCGTAGGCAGCGGCGGCAACATCAACAAGCTGGCCAGCCTGCTGCGGCGCGCGGAGACGGAACCCATCAAGGCCGAGCAGGTGCGCGGCATGTTGGAGAAAGTCGAGCCCATGTCCGTCGAGCAGCGCGTGCTGAAACTGGGCTTGCGGCCGGATCGCGCGGACGTCTTCCCCCACGCCCTGCGCATCTACCTGCAGTGCATGGAAGCCGCCGGCGCCCGGATCATCCTGGCGCCGCGGATGGGACTGGCGGACGCGTTGGTGCGGGAGGCCTGGCAGGAATGGCGCGACGCGGAAGCCGGCCAAGCGAAACGGAAGACGATCCGCGCCTAG
- a CDS encoding glycosyltransferase has product MNPLGLLLLPLPAAYAAFVWRLGSALADPRERLEGPVTARSPGADSAPSNSPAGISVLIAARNEEAWLGATLRALRDQTLAPARWEILVVDDGSRDGTARVAEGALADLAAAGIRGRLLSAPPPGGKKRALDLAQRAACHDWVAVLDADSRPAAGWLACLVEQLRPDLGLLAGPVVFEGQGRFARRVRLEYAGVLGAGLASFALGRPLYASGANLCWRRAAFEEAGGYRGLEEIASADDTLLIQRLSRYTTWRLAALLDPRARVSSRAPATLRAFWRQRVRWTSTERHFPDKGALAAAAGLYLVFLTCALAPLAAGCGWIGGGLAGLLLALKLLPDLRLVRRAARRLGVEWRWGDFAVVWPGQLAYGLLAPWFGTLGRVRWKESA; this is encoded by the coding sequence GTGAACCCGCTCGGCCTGCTCCTGCTGCCCCTGCCGGCGGCCTATGCGGCCTTCGTCTGGCGGCTGGGCAGCGCTCTGGCCGACCCGCGGGAACGGTTGGAGGGTCCCGTCACAGCCCGGTCGCCGGGCGCCGACTCCGCCCCGTCCAACTCCCCTGCCGGCATCAGCGTGCTGATCGCGGCGCGGAACGAGGAGGCCTGGTTGGGGGCCACCCTGCGCGCGCTGCGGGACCAGACCCTGGCGCCCGCGCGCTGGGAGATTCTGGTGGTGGACGACGGCAGCCGGGACGGCACGGCGCGCGTAGCAGAAGGGGCCCTGGCCGACTTGGCGGCGGCGGGCATTCGTGGACGCCTGCTGAGCGCGCCGCCACCGGGGGGCAAGAAGCGCGCGCTGGATCTGGCCCAGCGGGCGGCGTGTCACGACTGGGTCGCCGTGCTGGACGCGGATTCGCGCCCGGCCGCCGGCTGGCTGGCCTGTCTGGTGGAGCAGCTGCGCCCCGACCTGGGCCTGCTGGCCGGCCCCGTGGTCTTCGAAGGACAAGGCCGCTTCGCGCGCCGGGTGCGGCTGGAATACGCCGGCGTGCTGGGCGCAGGCCTGGCCAGTTTCGCGCTGGGCCGCCCGCTCTACGCCAGCGGGGCCAACCTGTGCTGGCGGCGCGCGGCCTTCGAGGAGGCGGGCGGCTACCGCGGGCTGGAAGAGATCGCCAGCGCCGACGACACCCTGCTCATCCAGCGCCTGAGTCGGTACACGACCTGGCGGCTCGCCGCCCTGCTGGATCCCCGGGCGCGGGTGAGCAGCCGGGCGCCCGCCACCCTGCGGGCCTTCTGGCGGCAGCGCGTGCGCTGGACCTCCACGGAGCGCCACTTCCCCGACAAGGGCGCGCTGGCCGCCGCCGCGGGTCTCTACCTGGTGTTCCTGACCTGCGCGCTGGCGCCCCTGGCCGCCGGCTGCGGGTGGATCGGCGGCGGATTGGCCGGGCTGCTGCTGGCCCTCAAGCTGCTGCCCGACCTCCGGCTGGTGCGGCGGGCCGCCCGGCGGCTGGGCGTGGAGTGGCGCTGGGGGGATTTCGCCGTAGTCTGGCCGGGCCAGTTGGCCTACGGCCTGCTGGCGCCCTGGTTCGGCACGCTGGGCCGCGTGCGCTGGAAGGAGTCGGCGTGA